A window from Fragaria vesca subsp. vesca linkage group LG5, FraVesHawaii_1.0, whole genome shotgun sequence encodes these proteins:
- the LOC101304485 gene encoding probable glutathione S-transferase-like: MLGFLWPSVVEVDAGGSEEGWCVPAVMSAFSEKGEEKEKAAKEARENLKILESGLKEKHFFGGESIGFVDIAAGWIGVWARMVEKIAEVNLIDTETTPLLDAWFRRVLEVPIIKEPATSR, encoded by the exons ATGTTGGGATTTCTTTGGCCTTCAGTTGTGGAGGTGGATGCTGGTGGGTCGGAGGAGGGCTGG TGTGTACCAGCAGTTATGAGTGCATTCTCAGAGAAAGGGGAAGAGAAAGAGAAGGCTGCGAAAGAAGCTAGAGAAAATCTCAAGATTCTGGAAAGTGGACTAAAGGAAAAGCATTTCTTTGGAGGTGAAAGCATAGGCTTCGTGGACATAGCTGCAGGGTGGATTGGAGTATGGGCTAGAATGGTTGAGAAAATTGCAGAAGTAAATCTAATTGATACCGAGACGACGCCTCTGCTTGATGCTTGGTTCAGAAGAGTCCTTGAAGTTCCAATTATAAAAGAGCCTGCCACCTCAAGATAA
- the LOC101304196 gene encoding pentatricopeptide repeat-containing protein At5g27460-like — translation MASRCSVAALKRRFPLFDTWRLTSSLTSSSSSSSSSSLAGELKSQISKLKSPGRTATAVVQDWDTWRLTSSRTSSSSFSLVGELKSQISKLKSPGRTATAVVQDWVSQGHKVSVPQLRRISIQLLKSKRFDHALQVIKCIENQRNYRMSPVDHVIRLESMIRQDKMLEAEEYFENLTDTASRKAACVALLHGYVMARDVEKAEELMQKLGGLGLVVSSNLYNDMMRLYMGTGQFGKVPLVIEKMRSNKVPLTVLSYNLWMNANAKLSGVGSVEVVYKEMVSDENVQVGWSTLSTLAGIYMKAGLVEKAKLALSNAEEKLSNCNRLGYFFLITQYTSLKSKEDVLRLWGASKGVAGRIPSTNYMHIVLSLVKLGDIMEAERIFREWESNCFRYDVRVSNVLLGAYMRNGMVEKAESLHKYALDRGGCPNYKTWEILMEGRLKNQNMDGAVEAMKQGFAMLQDCHWRPSDDTVMAFADYFERHGKFEDANWYIRVIHNLGFASLPLYKSLLRMHSSAQRPASHIFMMMEKDRIKLDDETSALVDSLNVYV, via the exons ATGGCGAGCCGTTGCTCTGTCGCCGCTCTGAAACGCCGGTTCCCTCTTTTCGACACGTGGAGGCTGACATCATCACTCACCTCTTCCTCTTCCTCTTCCTCTTCCTCTTCACTGGCCGGCGAGCTCAAGAGCCAGATTTCCAAGCTCAAAAGTCCGGGCCGGACCGCAACCGCCGTGGTTCAAGATTGGGACACGTGGAGGCTGACGTCATCACGCACCTCTTCCTCTTCCTTTTCACTGGTCGGCGAGCTCAAGAGCCAGATTTCCAAGCTCAAAAGTCCGGGCCGGACCGCAACCGCCGTGGTTCAAGATTGGGTCAGCCAAGGCCACAAGGTCTCCGTCCCCCAGCTCCGCCGCATTTCCATCCAGCTCTTGAAATCCAAGCGCTTCGATCACGCTCTTCAG GTGATAAAATGTATAGAAAATCAAAGAAATTATCGAATGTCACCGGTGGATCATGTGATAAGATTAGAATCAATGATTAGACAAGATAAAATGTTGGAAGCAGAAGAGTATTTTGAGAATTTGACTGATACGGCGTCGCGTAAAGCGGCATGTGTTGCTCTGCTACATGGTTATGTTATGGCAAGGGACGTTGAAAAGGCAGAGGAGCTGATGCAGAAGCTTGGAGGGTTGGGGCTGGTGGTGAGCTCTAATTTGTATAATGATATGATGAGGTTGTATATGGGGACGGGGCAGTTTGGGAAGGTGCCGCTTGTTATAGAGAAGATGAGGAGTAACAAGGTACCGCTAACTGTTCTGTCGTATAATCTTTGGATGAATGCAAATGCGAAGCTGTCTGGGGTTGGTTCGGTTGAGGTGGTTTATAAAGAAATGGTGAGTGATGAGAATGTTCAGGTTGGATGGAGCACTTTGTCAACTTTAGCTGGTATTTATATGAAAGCAGGGCTTGTGGAGAAAGCCAAGTTGGCTTTGAGTAATGCGGAAGAGAAGCTTTCTAACTGTAATCGTCTTGGTTATTTCTTCCTCATTACACAGTATACGTCGTTGAAGAGTAAAGAGGATGTTCTACGGCTTTGGGGAGCTAGTAAGGGAGTAGCTGGGAGAATTCCGAGTACTAATTACATGCATATAGTGTTGTCCCTGGTGAAGCTAGGTGATATTATGGAAGCTGAGAGGATTTTTAGGGAATGGGAGTCCAATTGCTTTAGATATGATGTTCGAGTCTCTAATGTCCTTCTAGGCGCATACATGCGGAATGGAATGGTGGAAAAGGCTGAGTCATTACACAAGTACGCGTTGGATAGAGGCGGTTGCCCGAATTATAAGACATGGGAGATCCTTATGGAAGGAAGGCTGAAAAACCAAAACATGGACGGAGCAGTTGAAGCAATGAAACAAGGATTTGCGATGTTGCAAGACTGTCATTGGAGGCCATCAGATGATACTGTTATGGCCTTTGCTGATTATTTCGAAAGGCATGGGAAATTTGAGGATGCAAATTGGTATATTAGAGTTATTCATAACTTGGGTTTTGCAAGTTTGCCATTATACAAATCATTGTTAAGAATGCACAGTTCTGCTCAAAGGCCAGCCTCTCACATCTTTATGATGATGGAGAAGGACAGAATTAAGTTGGATGATGAGACTTCTGCTCTTGTTGATTCTCTCAATGTTTATGTGTAA
- the LOC101308969 gene encoding phosphoribosylaminoimidazole-succinocarboxamide synthase, chloroplastic-like, whose protein sequence is MAHQYSQTLNPPKTLMIPKHPNPIPSFSSSKTLKPNSRSFPKLSVSAMAAQAPPPLDALLNGARKQEVLDAIGTSLSNCLSETNLHLTVPGLQSKTRGKVRDVYDCGDYLVMVTTDRQSAFDRILASIPFKGQVLNETSLWWFDKTQHITSNAVVSVPDENVTIAKKCSVFPVEFVVRGYVTGSTDTSLWMVYRNGVRNYCGNVLPDGLVKSQKLPANILTPTTKAADHDVPVTPAEIIESGLMSQADYDEVSRKALSLFEYGQRVALEHGLILVDTKYEFGKGQDGSIHLIDEVHTPDSSRYWIAHTYEERFQNGLEPENVDKEFLRLWFKDNCNPYEDEVLPDAPEELVRELSWRYIFLYETITKSKFKMPSTEEPIHDRISRNVAQALSSLK, encoded by the exons ATGGCTCATCAGTACAGCCAAACCTTAAACCCTCCCAAAACCCTCATGATCCCCAAACACCCAAATCCCATCCCCTCATTTTCTTCCTCCAAAACTCTCAAACCCAATTCCAGAAGCTTCCCAAAACTCTCTGTGTCGGCCATGGCCGCCCAAGCGCCGCCGCCCCTGGATGCTCTGCTCAACGGTGCTCGTAAACAAGAGGTGCTTGATGCCATTGGGACTTCCTTGTCTAACTGCCTCTCTGAAACCAACCTCCACCTCACAGTTCCTGGCCTCCAATCCAAAACCAGAGGCAAG GTTAGGGATGTTTATGACTGTGGGGATTATCTTGTTATGGTCACCACGGATCGGCAGAGTGCATTTGATAGAATTCTTGCTTCCATTCCCTTCAAAGGCCAG GTCCTTAATGAAACAAGTTTATGGTGGTTTGACAAAACTCAACATATAACGTCAAATGCAGTTGTTTCGGTCCCAGACGAAAATGTAACAATTGCAAAGAAATGTTCTGTTTTTCCGGTGGAGTTTGTGG TCAGAGGTTATGTGACGGGAAGTACTGATACGTCATTATGGATGGTCTACAGAAATGGCGTTCGAAATTATTGCGGCAACGTACTTCCAGACG GCTTGGTAAAAAGCCAAAAGCTTCCTGCAAATATACTCACACCAACAACTAAGGCTGCAGATCATGACGTTCCTGTTACTCCAGCTGAG ATTATTGAGAGTGGACTGATGAGTCAGGCCGATTATGATGAAGTAAGTAGGAAAGCATTGAGCTTGTTTGAGTATGGACAG CGTGTGGCTTTGGAGCATGGGTTGATATTGGTAGACACAAAGTACGAATTTGGGAAGGGACAGGATGGTTCCATACATTTGATTGATGAG GTGCATACACCTGATTCAAGCAGATATTGGATTGCACATACTTATGAGGAACGTTTTCAGAATGGTCTTGAACCTGAAAATGTTGATAAG GAGTTTTTGAGGTTGTGGTTTAAAGATAATTGCAATCCATATGAAGATGAG GTCCTCCCTGATGCCCCTGAAGAACTTGTTCGTGAACTATCTTGGCG ATATATTTTCTTGTATGAGACGATCACAAAATCAAAATTCAAGATGCCTTCTACAGAG GAGCCAATACATGATAGAATATCTCGCAATGTGGCACAAGCACTGTCATCCCTGAAGTAA
- the LOC101309257 gene encoding serine/threonine-protein kinase PEPKR2-like gives MRKKRKGGVDDPCPDPPEALTSKSCNSRSLPLEDYSRLKKRCKEDDAGNESVGSYKSRLAGIATAPPCGTSSLVTPGRGIKRKIGCIDVATQMGRKNKIEEDYSKGATIGRGKFGSVWLCQSRGSGAEFACKTLKKGEETVHREVEIMQHLSGHPGVVTLQAVYEESESFHLVMELCSGGRLIDQMLQEGQYSEQRAANIFKEVMLVIKYCHDMGVVHRDIKPENILLTKAGKIKLADFGLAMRISYGQNLTGLAGSPAYVAPEVLVGKYSEKVDIWSAGVLLHALLVGVLPFQGDSIEAVFESVKTVKLDLHAGIWESISKPARDLLGRMLTRDVSVRITAEEVLRHPWILFYTERTLKALPIKSRSKNQSGAPCHQLAIAPRLKAVLNKTGDDSLSETLSGPSSSGSCKSEDQDDCGLVDALATAVSHVRISEPKRTRLCSPTGPIEQQCSSNMKANLCKAF, from the exons ATGAGGAAGAAGAGGAAAGGAGGTGTGGATGACCCATGTCCAGATCCACCGGAGGCTCTGACATCGAAGTCGTGCAATTCGCGGTCGTTGCCGCTAGAGGATTATTCTAGGTTGAAGAAGCGGTGTAAAGAAGATGACGCAGGGAATGAGTCTGTGGGATCGTATAAGAGCAGGCTTGCAGGCATTGCCACGGCTCCGCCGTGTGGGACTTCGTCTTTGGTTACACCAGGAAGAGGTATCAAGAGGAAGATAGGATGTATAGATGTTGCTACTCAAATGGGTAGGAAGAATAAGATTGAGGAAGATTATAGCAAGGGTGCTACAATTGGGCGTGGGAAGTTTGGTTCAGTTTGGTTGTGTCAGTCCCGGGGGAGTGGAGCAGAATTTGCATGCAAGACTCTGAAGAAAGGGGAAGAGACGGTTCATAGGGAGGTGGAGATAATGCAGCATTTGTCCGGACATCCTGGGGTTGTGACATTACAGGCTGTGTATGAGGAGTCAGAAAGTTTTCATCTTGTGATGGAGTTATGCTCAGGTGGGCGATTGATTGATCAGATGCTTCAGGAGGGTCAGTATTCAGAGCAGCGGGCTGCTAACATATTCAAGGAAGTGATGCTAGTTATCAAGTATTGTCATGATATGGGGGTTGTGCACAGAGACATAAAGCCTGAGAATATTCTTCTTACAAAAGCAGGAAAGATAAAGCTTGCAGATTTTGGACTGGCCATGAGAATATCTTACG GACAAAATTTGACTGGTTTGGCTGGAAGTCCAGCTTATGTTGCACCAGAAGTTTTAGTGGGGAAGTACTCTGAGAAAGTGGATATCTGGAGTGCTGGTGTCCTCCTACATGCACTCTTGGTTGGTGTTCTTCCATTTCAGGGAGACTCCATAGAAGCAGTTTTTGAGTCAGTAAAGACTGTGAAGCTTGATTTACATGCAGGGATATGGGAGTCAATTTCCAAACCTGCGCGAGATCTTCTTGGGAGAATGCTGACTAGGGATGTTTCAGTACGGATAACAGCAGAGGAAGTACTAA GGCATCCATGGATATTGTTTTATACTGAGCGAACATTGAAGGCACTACCCATTAAATCGAGGTCGAAGAATCAATCAGGAGCACCTTGCCACCAACTTGCAATTGCCCCAAGACTAAAGGCAGTTCTGAACAAAACAGGAGATGATTCTCTCAGTGAAACTCTTAGCGGTCCTTCATCTTCTGGTAGTTGCAAGTCAGAAGATCAAGATGATTGTGGTTTAGTGGATGCACTTGCCACTGCCGTTTCACATGTCAGAATTTCTGAGCCAAAAAGGACCCGGCTGTGTAGTCCCACAGGTCCAATTGAGCAGCAGTGTTCATCTAACATGAAAGCTAACCTCTGTAAAGCATTTTGA